The Sphaerisporangium siamense genome includes the window ACGACCTCACGCGTCAGGAACAGAACCGCCTGCACCTCGGCCGCGAGGTCGGGCAGCGCAGCGACACGATGATGGTGATCCACCTTTCGGAGGACCACAGCAAGGTCACCGTGGTCAGCCTGCCCCGGGACAGCTGGGTCGACATCCCCGGCAAGGGCTCCCACAAGATCAACTCGGCGTACTCGGCGGGCGGCGCGCCGCTGGCCGTCCGCACCGTGCAGAACGCCACGGGGCTGACCATCAACCACTACGTCGAGGTCAACGTCCTCGGCTTCATCAGGGTCGTGGACGCCCTCGGCGGCGTCTCGGTGTGCACGCCGGTCGCCATCGACGACCAGCACACCGGGTTCAAGCTCCAGCCGGGCACCTACGAGCTCGACGGGGCCAAGGCGCTGTTCTACGCCCGCACCCGCGCCACCGCGCGCTCCGACCTCGACCGCATCGACCGCCAGCAGCAGGTCATCTCGGCCCTGCTGCACCGGGCGCTCAGCGGCGGCACCCTGGCCAACCCCGGCAAGCTGACCGGGCTGGTCGGCTCGGCGCTGAAGACGCTGACGGTCGACGAGGAGTTGTCCAAGGACCTGCTGGGGCTGGCCAACCAGCTCAAGGACGTCTCCACCGACGACGTCGCCTTCACCACCGTGCCGCTCGCGGACGTGAACTACCGCGCCCCCACCGGAGAGTCCGCGGTGCTGTGGGACAAGGTGGCCGCGCGCGACCTGTTCCGGCGGATCGGCGACGACGAGCCGCTGGTCAAGCCCGTGAAGTCGCAGCGGCCCTCGTCCTCGCCGTCCTCGTCCCCCACTGCGGGCGACTCCGCGGGCGATCCGGGGGGCGATTCCGGGGGCGACTCCGGCGACGAGGAGCTGACCGTGCCGCCGGACCGCATCGCGGTCAAGGTGATCAACGGCACGTCCATCGCGGGTCTCGGCGCGCGCACCAAGGCCGAGCTGGTCAAGGCGGGGTTCCAGGTGCCGGCCGCGCCCGGCGACACCGCCACCAGGAACTACACCGACCCCGTCGTCCGCTACCCGGCCGGGCGCGAGGACTCCGCGCGCACGCTCGCCGCCGCCGTCCCCGGCGCCCAGATGCGCGAGGCCGACGTCACCGGCATCGAGCTGATCGTGGGCACCAAGTACACCGGCGCCGAGAAGGTCACCATCAAGACCACCACGACGACGGCCACGGCGGCGCCGCCGGCCACGGCCGCCCCCGCGGCGAGGACGGCCACCGAGAACATCTGCAAGAAGTAGCGCGGCCTACCAGGTCTCGCCGGTGATGAGCTCGTACGCCTGGATGTAGCGGGCGCGGGTCGCCTCGACGATGTCGGCGGGCACCTCGGGCGCCGGGGCCTTCTTGTCCCAGCCGGTGCCGGTGGCCCAGTCGCGGACGAACTGCTTGTCGAAGGACCGCTGGGCCCGTCCCGGCTCCCAGTCGGCGGCGGGCCAGAAGCGCGAGGAGTCGGAGGTCAGCAGCTCGTCGCCGAGCACGAGCGTGCCGTCGGCGGCCCTGCCGAACTCCAGCTTGGTGTCGGCGATGATGATGCCGCGCGCGGCGGCCAGCTCGGCGCCGCGCCGGTAGACCTCCAGGGTGGCGCGCCTGAGCTCCTCGGCCGTCCGCGCGCCCTCCTGGGAGACGACGTCGTCGTAGGTGATGAACTCGTCGTGCTCGCCGATCGGCGCCTTGGTGGTCGGCGTGAAGACCGGCTCGGGCAGCCGGGAGCCCTCGACGAGGCCGGGCGGCAGGGACACCCCGGACACCGCGCCGCTCGCCTGGTACTGCTTCAGGCCGCCGCCGACGAGGTAGCCGCGCGCGATGCACTCGACGGGCACCATGTCGAGCCTGCGGCAGCGCACGGCCCGGCCCGCGAACTCCTCGGGCACGTCGGTGGCCGAGATGACGTGGTTGGGCACGACGTCGGCGAGGCGCTCGAACCACCACAGCGACAGCCTCGTGAGCACCTTCCCCTTGTCGGGGATCGGCGTGGGAAGGATCACGTCGTAGACCGAGACACGGTCGGAGGCGACCAGGATGACGTCACCCCGGTCCTCGTAGACGTCCCTGACCTTCCCGGAGTGGAGAAGCCTCACCCTGCCCCCTTGCCCGCGCGCCCGGCGGCCCGCCCGCCGTCCAGCCGGACCAGGCTACCGCCGGCCCGCCCCTCACCCGGCGGGGGGCGTCCAGTCGACCGGGTCGAGGATCTCCACCACCGCGCAGGACAGGGCGACGCCCGCGCCGTTGGCGAGCATGAGGACGTGGTCGCCGGGGCCGACGGCGCCGGTCTCGACCAGGTGGTTCAGGCCCGCGACCTGGTCGTTCACGCTGAGGTGGCCGAGGCCGCGGCCGTACTCCAGCACCCCGCGGGACGGGTCGATCCCGAGCGGTTCCAGGATGGCGCGCACGTACGCCTCGCCGCCGGAGAAGATGTGCGTCGCGCGGGTCACCTGGCCGGGGGTGACGCCGGCGTCGGCCAGGGCGCGTTCGGCCACCTTGACGCGGGCGAGCCGCAGCGTCTCCTTGGCCTCCTCCAGCTCCTTGGGGTTGCGCGCGGCGAACTCGGCCACCCTGGCGCCGATCGCCATGGGGACGCCCGCGGCGCTGCCGGGCGGGAACAGCGGGACGTCGCCCCGGTACAGCTCCTCCAGCTCGGGCAGGGAGGCGGACGCGATCGACCGGAGCCGGGCGAATCCGGCGCGGCGCGACAGGACGACGGCGGTCCCCGCGTCGCCGAGGATGGTGCCCCGGTTGGTGGTGGCCCCTTCGGCGTACCGCCAGCGGTCGACCAGCGGGGCGCCGAAGTTGTCCGCGCCCGTGATCAGCGCCGCCGCCGGGCCCTGGGCGGCGGTGAGGTGGCAGGACGCCAGCTCCATCGCGCCGAGCATCCCGTTGCAGGTCTGGCCGACGCTGAAGGCGGGGACGCGGCCGCCGATCGTGTGGCGCTGCACGTAGTGGTGGGGCGACCAGCCGTCCAGGCCCTGGTGGAACAGGTTGGCGTGCAGCAGCAGGCCGACCTCGGACACGTCGTGGGCCGAGCGGGCCAGCGCCTGGCGCGCGGCGCGCACCGCCAGGTCGGGGGCCGGCACGTCCCCGGCGACCGCCGCGCCGGTCCAGCCTCCGCGCTCGTACTCGCCGGCGTCGTACATCCCGAGCCGCACGGCCTCGGCCGCGCTGAAGGGTTCGGGGACGCAGGCGCCGAGCCCGGCGACGAAGATGCCTTCGATCTTCATGTGGGCCTCACCTCCGGGCACGGATCGTGGTGCCGGCGACGGCGGCGGCGCATCTTCTGGATTGCCCTTCTCACCGCCATCGGCGCGGGCTATGCCGTCCACCTGGGGCGATGAATCTAATCGCGCGGAATTCGTGCTTATCTGAGGTCCGGAATCAGAGATTCCCCCTATTTCGGACTATCGCTGATCACATTTATCCCGCTCGTCGCGGATATGGACGGCTATCGAGGTCCGCAACGGCGATTTACATCAGATCCATAACTCCGAAAAATGCCCGGGGACAGCAATACGGAAGATGCCCGGGCCGACGTGCGCCCCTGAGGATCCGATGAATATTCGGCAATCAGGGAGTAGTGCTTATGACCCTGCTTTCCGCACGCGACGCCGACGCGCCGCAGGCGACCCTCCTTCAGGAACGTCCGGCCTCGGGGCTGGCCCGGGACATCGACCTGGTGACCGGCACGTGGAGCGCGGCCCTCGCCGTGGACCCCGGCGACCCGTACTTCTTCGACCACCCGCTCGACCACTTACCCGGGATGGCCCTGGTCAGCGGCCTGCTGGACCTGCTGAGAGCGACCGGCGCGGGCCTGCCCGAGCGGGCCGGGTCGCGCATGGCCCTGACGCTGGCCCTGCCGTCGTTCTGCGAGCTGGACGCGCCCGTCCACCTGGAGGCGACCCGGCTGCCCGCCGACGCCTCCGGGCTGCCGGGCGCGCGCAAGGTCGTCCTGCGGGCGCGGCAGTTCGACCGCGCCGTCTGCGAAGGGGAGGCCGTCTTCGCGCCCGCGGCGCCGGTGCCGGAAGGCACGGCGACGGGCCCCGATCACCCCGACCAGCGGGACGGGACGCTGGTCCACCGGCACCGGGCGGAGAACGTCCTGGTCAGCGGCATGATCCCGGACGGTTCCACGCGGACGGTGCGGGTGCGCAGGCCCGCGGACGGCCATCCCCTGGCGGCCGGGCCCGGGGAGCCGGCGCGCGCCGAGGTGGTCATCGACGCGGCGCGCCAGTTCGGCACCATGATCTGCCACGTCGAGCACAGCCTGGCCGACGACGCGCGGCTGGTGCTGCTCTCCATCGAGGCCGACCTGCCCGGCGGCGTCCTCGCGGACCTGTACCTGCGGTGGACGTGGCGGCCGCCGGTGCGCGGGCGCTCCCGCATGGAGATCGACGTGGTGGCGGGCGACCCGGCGGGCGAGGCGTGCGGCGGGGTCGGGCTCGACTACTACGCCGCCTCCCCCGCGGTGTACCGGCGGCTGCGCGGCGCGGGCGGTCCGGCGTGAGCGCGGCGGGGTCGCCGGCCATGGGGCCGGTCACGCTGCTGACCCGCGTGCTGTTCGTGGCCGCCGTCGCCACCATGGCGGTGCGCGGGACCGGCTACCTGCTCGACGCCTCCGAAGGGGCCAACCTGGTCTCGGGTCTGCTGGTCCTGGGCTATCTGGCCTGGGTGAGCGTCGAGATCCCCGTGACCTTCCGCAAGCCGTCCCAGCCCGTCGCCGAGAGCGCGACGCTGGCCGCGTACGCCTCCTCGCGCATGCTGCTGGTGATCGCGGCGGTGCTGCCTCCCGCGCCGTGGGACGGCCCCTCGCCGTGGATGGCGGTGCCGGTCGTGCTGTTCGCCGGGGGCATCATGCTGCGGACGGCCGCGATACGGGCGCTCGGCGCGCTGTACACCCACCATGTGCTGCGCCGCGACGAGCACCCGCTGGTCACCACGGGGCCGTACCGGTTCGTCCGGCACCCGGCGTACGCCGGCATGCTGCTGGCCAATCTCGGGTTCGTCCTGTACTTCCACCAGGTCTTCGGCGTCGCCGCGCTGCTCGCGCTGACCGCCGTCCTGGTGTGGCGCATCCGTACCGAGGAGCGGGTCCTGTGGACGGTGCCGGGTTATCCACAGTTCGCGGCCGGACGGGCCCGGCTGCTGATCGGGGTGTGGTGAAGTGGCGGACATGCTGATCAGGGCCGGAGACGACCGGCTGACCGACGCCATGCTGACCGGGCACAAGTTCGCCCGTCAGGAGCGGCTGCGCAGGGCCGGCTTCCGCGTGCCGCGGTTCTTCTGCGTGCCCGTCGCGGTGTTCGACGAGGTCGCCCGCGATCTGGTGTCGCCGCCGCCTCCGCTCGCGCACGAGGGCGATCTGGTGGCGTGGGCCGCCGACGCGGCGGCCGCCCTGTCCACGGCCGCGCTGCCCGCCGACGTGGCCGCCGAGCTGTCCGAGGCCGTCCGCGACCTGGCGGGCGAGGGGGGCCTGCTCGCGGTGCGCGCCTGCGTGGTCGCCGACGCCGACGGCAACGGCGAGGACGGCGCGACCGACGCCTTCGCGGGCATGACCGAGTCCTACCTGTACGTCCGGCCGCAGGACGTCGCCCGGCGCGTCGCGCAGTGCTGGGCGTCCGGGTTCTCGCCCGGGTCGATCATGTACCGGGCCCGCAGGGGCCTGCCGCCGGACTCGGTCCGGGTGGCGGTCGGCGTCCAGCTCATGGTGCCCGGCGCGCGCTCGTTCGTGGCGTTCAGCCGCGACCCGCGCACGGGCGAGGCGTCCTGCGTGATCGCGGCGGCCCACGGCATCGGCGAGGGCGTGGTGCAGGAGACTGCCGACGTCGACCACTTCTTCGTGGACACCGCCTCCGGCGAGATCCGCGCCGAGCTCGTCGTCAAACAGGTCATGACCACCCGGGGCGACGGCGACGAGGGGCCGGTGCGCCGTCCCGTCCCTCCCGAGTACGCGCAGGCCCCCGTCCTCGCCGACGACGAGGTACGCGCCGTCACCCGGCTCGCCGGCGACGTCGAGTCCTTCTTCGGCCTGCCCCAGGACCTGGAAGGCACCATCACCCCCGACGGCGAGATCCACCTCGTCCAAGCCCGCCCCGTCGTCTTCTCCCCTCCCACTCCCACGGCGATACCTCGGACGGCGACTCCTGTGACTCCAGAGGTCGCGGCGGCGGGGCCGGAAGCGGGCTCGGGCGGTCCGCGGGTGCGCTGGACCAACCACAACCTCACCGAGAGCTTCCCCGGCCTGTCCGGCGCGCTGACCTACTCGCAGGCCCGCGTCTTCTACCGGGTGATCTTCCGGGACCTGTACCGCCGCATGGGCGTGCCGGACCGCGGGCTTCGCGCCCGTGAGCACCACCTGAACCGCATGGTCGGCCTGGTGGACGGCCGCGTCTACTACCGCGTGGACGCCTGGCTCGCCCTGCACGGGCAGATCCCCGGGTTCCCGCTGGTCCGCCGCTGGTGGGAGCGCTCGATGGGCCTCGGCGAGAACTTCCGTCCCTCCCGGGTCCAGGTCGCCCGCGCCCTGCTCACCGTGCCGGCCCTGACGGCCCGCCTGATCCGCCTGCCGGGTCAGGTCCGCGACTTCCTGCGCTGGTGGGACCGCGTGGTGGACCACACCACCGACATGGACGCCTGGTCTCCCGAGCGGCTCATCTCGTTCTACCGGCGGCTGTGGGCCGAGGTGGGGCGGCGGTGGGGCGTCACGCTGGTCAACACGTTCTTCCTCCTGGTGTGGACCACCCTGACGTCCGCGGCGCTGCGCCGCTGGGTCACCGAGGACGAACAGCGCCTTCTCGGCGGCCTGCTGATGGGCGGGCGCGAGAACCGCTCGCTGCTCGGCGTCCGCTCCGCGATCGCGCTGGCCGAGCTCGTCAGCGCCCACCCCGCCCTCGCCGACCGGATCCGCGCCTGCGACCACCAGCCCACCCCTGGCCGCGACCGGTCCCAGCGCGACCGTGGCGGGCAGGGCGACACGCCCGAGGCCATCTGGGCCGACATCATCGCCGGCCGCTACGGACGCCGCGTCGCGGCCGCGGCGACCACCCACCTGCACCGCTACGGCGACCGCGCCCTGCACGACCTCAAGCTGGAGGAGCCCTCGCCCCGCCAGCGGCCCGCCATGATCATCACGATGATCAAGCCGATGGTGCACGGCGGGCTGACCGTGGCCGGCAGCCGGGCCAGAGAGCTGGCCAGCCGCGCCGAGGCCGAGGGCGAACTGCGCGAGCGGTGCCCGAGCACGGCGCGCCGCCTGGTGATCCGGGCCCTGGCCACCGGGCTGCGCTGGTCGGTGAAGACCCGCGAGGATACCCGGTACTGCCGTAGCCAGTTGTTCGGCCTGTCCCGTCAGGTGCTGTGGCGGCTCGGTGACCACCTCACCGCGGCCGGCAGGCTCGACCGGCGCGAGGACGTGCTCGACCTGACCGTGGAAGAGGTCCTCGGCGCCTACGACGGCACGCTCGTCGACGCGGACCTGCGCGCCCTGGTGCACGCCCGGCGTGACGAGCGGCACCGCGCCACCCACCGCCCCGACCCCGGCTCCGAACTCTCCACCCTCCTCAACCACCCCGTCACGAACCCGTCACCCCACCACCCCGCCCCGTCGGCGACCAGCACACCACCGGACGGACCGGGCCACGGGACGGTCACCCACTCACTCCCCGGCCGACCTCGCGCCGAGCACCCCGGGAACGACAACGCACCGGTCCCTCACGGCCCGACCTCGTCCGGCCGGTCTGGGGAGGGAGGACCGCTGGAGCCTGTGCGGGGTGGCTCTCCGGACGGGGGGACGCCTGGGGGCGGCTCCGTCTCAGGTGGGGGCGCGGCGAGCCTCGACCTGCGGGGGTTGCCGTCCAGCCGGGGTGTGGTGCGTGGCGAGGCGCGGGTCGTGCTGGACCCCTCCATATCCCCCGAATCTTGCCGTGACCGCATCATCGTGGCGAAGGAGACCGATCCCGGATGGCTGTTCCTCATGATGGCGGCGCGGGGCATGGTGGTGGAGCGCGGCACGTTGCTCTCCCACACCGCCATAACCGGACGCCTGCTCGGCATCCCCACGGTCGTCTCCGTCCCCAACGCGACCACGCTCATCCAGGACGGCGCTCGAATCGAGGTGGACGGAGCCGAGGGCACGGTTCGGGTCCTCAGTCCCGAGGAGCCTCTCTAGCGGCCCTCCTGCGTCACATCGCCGACAGCGTCTCGGCGGGGGCCCACGTACCGGACGCGACGGCATGGGCGACCCGCCTGGGGCGCTACGTGGCGGGGAGTTTTCCCCCGAAGGCGTATGTGCCGTACGCGGTGGCGTGGGCGATCGGTGCGCCGGCGGCGTGTGCGCTGACCGATGCCCGCCTGTCCGGATGGGTGCCGGACCTGGGGTCCCTGGTCAGTGCCGTGAGCCTTCTCGCGGTGCTCCTGATGATGCGGGCCCTGGACGACATCCGCGACCTCGGCTACGACCGCGAGCACAATCCCGGACGCCCGCTGGCCGGCGGCGCGGTGAGCGTGC containing:
- a CDS encoding LCP family protein; this encodes MSDDDSAVSAVHVGGDAYGGVRLNQRRTRRARAGARAVTITGALSAMVLAGSGVLWFLSTYATSQIKSVKAGTAGSDPRGAMNILLVGVDKRDDLTRQEQNRLHLGREVGQRSDTMMVIHLSEDHSKVTVVSLPRDSWVDIPGKGSHKINSAYSAGGAPLAVRTVQNATGLTINHYVEVNVLGFIRVVDALGGVSVCTPVAIDDQHTGFKLQPGTYELDGAKALFYARTRATARSDLDRIDRQQQVISALLHRALSGGTLANPGKLTGLVGSALKTLTVDEELSKDLLGLANQLKDVSTDDVAFTTVPLADVNYRAPTGESAVLWDKVAARDLFRRIGDDEPLVKPVKSQRPSSSPSSSPTAGDSAGDPGGDSGGDSGDEELTVPPDRIAVKVINGTSIAGLGARTKAELVKAGFQVPAAPGDTATRNYTDPVVRYPAGREDSARTLAAAVPGAQMREADVTGIELIVGTKYTGAEKVTIKTTTTTATAAPPATAAPAARTATENICKK
- a CDS encoding phosphoribosylaminoimidazolesuccinocarboxamide synthase; its protein translation is MRLLHSGKVRDVYEDRGDVILVASDRVSVYDVILPTPIPDKGKVLTRLSLWWFERLADVVPNHVISATDVPEEFAGRAVRCRRLDMVPVECIARGYLVGGGLKQYQASGAVSGVSLPPGLVEGSRLPEPVFTPTTKAPIGEHDEFITYDDVVSQEGARTAEELRRATLEVYRRGAELAAARGIIIADTKLEFGRAADGTLVLGDELLTSDSSRFWPAADWEPGRAQRSFDKQFVRDWATGTGWDKKAPAPEVPADIVEATRARYIQAYELITGETW
- a CDS encoding ketoacyl-ACP synthase III family protein, producing the protein MKIEGIFVAGLGACVPEPFSAAEAVRLGMYDAGEYERGGWTGAAVAGDVPAPDLAVRAARQALARSAHDVSEVGLLLHANLFHQGLDGWSPHHYVQRHTIGGRVPAFSVGQTCNGMLGAMELASCHLTAAQGPAAALITGADNFGAPLVDRWRYAEGATTNRGTILGDAGTAVVLSRRAGFARLRSIASASLPELEELYRGDVPLFPPGSAAGVPMAIGARVAEFAARNPKELEEAKETLRLARVKVAERALADAGVTPGQVTRATHIFSGGEAYVRAILEPLGIDPSRGVLEYGRGLGHLSVNDQVAGLNHLVETGAVGPGDHVLMLANGAGVALSCAVVEILDPVDWTPPAG
- a CDS encoding AfsA-related hotdog domain-containing protein, which codes for MTLLSARDADAPQATLLQERPASGLARDIDLVTGTWSAALAVDPGDPYFFDHPLDHLPGMALVSGLLDLLRATGAGLPERAGSRMALTLALPSFCELDAPVHLEATRLPADASGLPGARKVVLRARQFDRAVCEGEAVFAPAAPVPEGTATGPDHPDQRDGTLVHRHRAENVLVSGMIPDGSTRTVRVRRPADGHPLAAGPGEPARAEVVIDAARQFGTMICHVEHSLADDARLVLLSIEADLPGGVLADLYLRWTWRPPVRGRSRMEIDVVAGDPAGEACGGVGLDYYAASPAVYRRLRGAGGPA
- a CDS encoding methyltransferase family protein, coding for MSAAGSPAMGPVTLLTRVLFVAAVATMAVRGTGYLLDASEGANLVSGLLVLGYLAWVSVEIPVTFRKPSQPVAESATLAAYASSRMLLVIAAVLPPAPWDGPSPWMAVPVVLFAGGIMLRTAAIRALGALYTHHVLRRDEHPLVTTGPYRFVRHPAYAGMLLANLGFVLYFHQVFGVAALLALTAVLVWRIRTEERVLWTVPGYPQFAAGRARLLIGVW
- a CDS encoding PEP/pyruvate-binding domain-containing protein; the encoded protein is MLIRAGDDRLTDAMLTGHKFARQERLRRAGFRVPRFFCVPVAVFDEVARDLVSPPPPLAHEGDLVAWAADAAAALSTAALPADVAAELSEAVRDLAGEGGLLAVRACVVADADGNGEDGATDAFAGMTESYLYVRPQDVARRVAQCWASGFSPGSIMYRARRGLPPDSVRVAVGVQLMVPGARSFVAFSRDPRTGEASCVIAAAHGIGEGVVQETADVDHFFVDTASGEIRAELVVKQVMTTRGDGDEGPVRRPVPPEYAQAPVLADDEVRAVTRLAGDVESFFGLPQDLEGTITPDGEIHLVQARPVVFSPPTPTAIPRTATPVTPEVAAAGPEAGSGGPRVRWTNHNLTESFPGLSGALTYSQARVFYRVIFRDLYRRMGVPDRGLRAREHHLNRMVGLVDGRVYYRVDAWLALHGQIPGFPLVRRWWERSMGLGENFRPSRVQVARALLTVPALTARLIRLPGQVRDFLRWWDRVVDHTTDMDAWSPERLISFYRRLWAEVGRRWGVTLVNTFFLLVWTTLTSAALRRWVTEDEQRLLGGLLMGGRENRSLLGVRSAIALAELVSAHPALADRIRACDHQPTPGRDRSQRDRGGQGDTPEAIWADIIAGRYGRRVAAAATTHLHRYGDRALHDLKLEEPSPRQRPAMIITMIKPMVHGGLTVAGSRARELASRAEAEGELRERCPSTARRLVIRALATGLRWSVKTREDTRYCRSQLFGLSRQVLWRLGDHLTAAGRLDRREDVLDLTVEEVLGAYDGTLVDADLRALVHARRDERHRATHRPDPGSELSTLLNHPVTNPSPHHPAPSATSTPPDGPGHGTVTHSLPGRPRAEHPGNDNAPVPHGPTSSGRSGEGGPLEPVRGGSPDGGTPGGGSVSGGGAASLDLRGLPSSRGVVRGEARVVLDPSISPESCRDRIIVAKETDPGWLFLMMAARGMVVERGTLLSHTAITGRLLGIPTVVSVPNATTLIQDGARIEVDGAEGTVRVLSPEEPL